In Ignavibacteriales bacterium, a single genomic region encodes these proteins:
- a CDS encoding flagellar basal body P-ring protein FlgI translates to MKCTSKLVFVLLIVSFQAGWSATRIKDIAYVKGVRGQQLIGYGLVVGLNGTGDTQRSTFTIQSVTSMLKRFGITVPSSDVRTRNAAAVMVTATVPAFSKEGGAIDVMVSSLGDATGLQGGTLLMTPLSGLDGAVYATAQGALSVGGMSVRAGGSEVRRNHTAAGRIPSGAVLEKSVTTDYAKGWKVAIVLLQSDFTTASRIAEGINAKLGKKIAWATDASTVAVEVPDSSRTDGKLVEFISIIEILEINPDVAARVVINERTGTIVVGGNVSILPVAISHGGVNIEIQQTPVISQPNAFSSGKTVSTSMTTVAAGIDSSSVVALEGAATVQDIAKSLNALKVSPRDIIAIFQALKEAGALKADLVII, encoded by the coding sequence ATGAAATGCACATCGAAACTGGTTTTCGTTCTGCTGATAGTGTCGTTCCAGGCCGGTTGGTCTGCGACGAGGATCAAGGACATCGCGTACGTCAAGGGAGTGCGCGGTCAGCAGCTTATCGGGTACGGGCTGGTTGTCGGTCTCAACGGTACCGGAGACACGCAGCGATCGACATTTACGATCCAGTCTGTGACCAGTATGCTGAAACGATTCGGTATCACCGTTCCATCGAGTGACGTCCGGACGCGCAATGCGGCCGCCGTGATGGTGACCGCCACGGTCCCTGCCTTCTCAAAGGAAGGGGGCGCCATTGACGTGATGGTTTCTTCGCTCGGTGACGCGACGGGATTGCAGGGGGGCACGTTGTTGATGACGCCGCTGTCAGGGCTTGATGGCGCTGTCTATGCGACAGCCCAGGGAGCTCTCTCGGTGGGCGGCATGAGCGTGCGGGCCGGCGGAAGCGAAGTACGCCGCAACCACACCGCTGCGGGGAGAATCCCGAGCGGCGCAGTGCTCGAAAAATCCGTTACCACGGATTACGCGAAAGGCTGGAAGGTTGCCATAGTGTTGTTGCAGTCGGATTTCACGACGGCGAGCCGCATAGCCGAGGGAATCAACGCAAAGCTCGGGAAGAAGATCGCATGGGCGACGGATGCTTCCACGGTAGCTGTCGAAGTGCCGGACAGCTCCCGTACTGACGGCAAGCTTGTGGAATTTATCTCCATCATCGAGATACTTGAAATCAATCCCGACGTCGCTGCGCGCGTTGTCATCAATGAGCGGACGGGAACAATCGTGGTCGGCGGAAATGTCTCCATCCTGCCCGTGGCGATCTCCCATGGCGGTGTCAACATCGAGATTCAGCAGACTCCGGTCATATCTCAGCCGAATGCGTTTTCCAGCGGCAAAACCGTCTCTACATCAATGACGACTGTGGCTGCCGGGATTGACAGTTCGTCGGTCGTGGCGCTCGAAGGGGCTGCAACAGTGCAGGATATTGCGAAATCGTTGAACGCTCTCAAGGTGTCTCCAAGGGATATCATCGCCATTTTCCAGGCACTCAAAGAAGCTGGCGCTCTCAAAGCAGATCTTGTCATCATCTAA
- a CDS encoding flagellar basal body L-ring protein FlgH gives MIRTWAMRCVVLVCAAAVGSMVQAQDLRENLSRSLFSDQKANHVGDAVTVLVVEASSASNDSKTSSSRESGISLSGSAKAGATPIPDAGFNLGSGNTFKGSGATQSQGLVRASISARVDSILSNGNMWINGSRLISINGEEQVIKISGIIRPTDVQADNSVYSSSISDAKIVFEGSGMIDRSQGPGWLTKLFHWLF, from the coding sequence ATGATCAGGACGTGGGCTATGAGATGTGTGGTGTTGGTATGCGCAGCAGCAGTGGGCAGCATGGTGCAAGCACAGGATCTGCGGGAAAATCTGAGTCGATCTCTCTTTTCTGACCAGAAGGCAAATCATGTTGGCGACGCAGTTACGGTGCTCGTCGTGGAGGCATCGAGTGCATCAAATGATTCCAAGACCTCCTCGTCCCGTGAAAGCGGCATCTCACTTTCCGGATCAGCGAAAGCCGGCGCAACGCCGATTCCAGATGCCGGATTCAACCTCGGATCGGGAAACACCTTCAAGGGGTCTGGCGCCACGCAGAGCCAGGGCTTGGTGCGTGCAAGTATCAGCGCCCGGGTCGACTCTATTCTTTCCAACGGAAACATGTGGATCAACGGCAGCCGACTGATCAGCATCAACGGCGAGGAACAGGTAATCAAAATCTCCGGCATCATCCGTCCAACGGATGTTCAGGCAGACAACAGCGTCTACTCCTCCAGCATCTCCGATGCGAAGATAGTCTTTGAGGGGAGCGGGATGATCGACAGGTCGCAGGGCCCCGGTTGGCTGACGAAGCTCTTTCATTGGCTATTCTGA
- the flgA gene encoding flagellar basal body P-ring formation chaperone FlgA — protein sequence MTAFLSILLCLNTGVTIVHPDRIKKAVEAYVAGRWESKREQFQVEFREVPSAIKVSSSSYSVRVGIGSVPKLKGYVGIPVEIVCNDRVERRIVIPAQVRTYGNVVATNRQLQRHEAITGGGMMSRRLETTGLPEDVIFEGTELEGMRSVRIVGANSVLCASMLERLPVVRQEDAVTISIRTGKAVVTAQGVAKQEGCVGDIIAVQRSGSKERLKATVLDARTVFVEIGQPVPGIQNN from the coding sequence ATGACGGCTTTTCTATCAATACTGCTCTGCCTCAATACCGGTGTGACGATTGTTCATCCCGACAGGATAAAGAAGGCGGTCGAGGCATATGTCGCCGGTCGATGGGAGTCAAAACGTGAGCAATTCCAGGTGGAGTTCCGGGAAGTTCCGTCGGCCATCAAGGTGTCATCATCGTCGTATTCCGTCCGCGTCGGGATCGGGTCAGTCCCGAAATTGAAGGGGTACGTCGGCATACCGGTTGAAATTGTATGCAACGACCGGGTCGAGCGAAGGATAGTAATCCCTGCACAAGTCAGGACGTATGGGAATGTCGTGGCGACGAACCGGCAGCTGCAGCGTCACGAGGCGATCACCGGCGGGGGCATGATGTCGCGGCGTCTTGAAACCACCGGCCTTCCGGAAGACGTCATTTTTGAGGGAACGGAGCTCGAAGGAATGCGGTCAGTCCGGATCGTTGGGGCGAATTCCGTTCTCTGTGCGAGCATGCTGGAACGATTGCCCGTTGTCAGGCAGGAGGATGCGGTGACGATATCCATTCGGACTGGCAAGGCGGTCGTGACTGCACAGGGGGTGGCGAAACAGGAGGGATGTGTCGGTGATATTATTGCAGTCCAGCGATCCGGTTCGAAAGAACGGCTCAAGGCGACTGTGCTTGATGCCCGCACGGTCTTCGTCGAAATCGGACAGCCCGTTCCCGGCATACAGAACAATTAG
- the flgG gene encoding flagellar basal-body rod protein FlgG, which yields MNRALRTAATGMLAQQMNVDLISHNLANVNTTGFKKSRAEFQDLMYQTIKASSTSPDGQTQEATEIQIGNGTMPAAVVKSFSQGDVQPTNNPLDLMIQGEGFLQVRRPDGTIAYTRDGALKISGEGQLVTSLGDMIEPGISFGTDTASVKIGKEGTIEATIVGQTTPTKVGQLELAKFVNPGGLRAIGNNLFVETPASGKPNLGVAGGEGFGDLMQGSLESSNVDVVEEMISMIVAQRAYEINSKTVKTVEDMLAMANNLQR from the coding sequence ATGAACAGAGCACTTCGAACAGCGGCAACCGGGATGTTGGCCCAGCAAATGAATGTGGACCTGATCTCGCACAACCTCGCAAACGTCAACACGACCGGTTTTAAGAAGAGCCGTGCAGAGTTCCAGGATCTTATGTATCAGACGATCAAAGCCAGTTCCACGTCTCCCGACGGGCAAACGCAGGAAGCAACGGAGATCCAGATTGGAAACGGTACGATGCCAGCTGCGGTCGTGAAGTCGTTCAGCCAGGGCGATGTGCAGCCGACAAACAACCCACTCGATCTGATGATCCAGGGAGAGGGATTCCTGCAGGTGAGGCGGCCGGACGGCACGATCGCATACACGAGAGATGGTGCGCTGAAGATTTCAGGAGAAGGCCAGCTCGTGACATCCCTCGGAGATATGATAGAGCCGGGGATCAGCTTCGGCACAGATACGGCAAGCGTCAAGATAGGAAAAGAAGGGACCATCGAGGCGACCATCGTGGGACAAACGACCCCGACGAAGGTTGGGCAACTCGAACTCGCAAAGTTCGTGAACCCCGGGGGTCTGAGGGCAATCGGGAACAACCTGTTTGTCGAGACTCCCGCCTCGGGGAAACCCAATCTGGGCGTTGCAGGGGGAGAGGGATTTGGAGATCTGATGCAGGGTTCGCTCGAGTCCTCCAATGTCGATGTGGTCGAAGAGATGATAAGCATGATCGTCGCTCAACGGGCATACGAAATAAACTCGAAGACGGTGAAAACTGTCGAGGATATGCTCGCCATGGCGAATAATTTGCAGCGGTAA
- the flgF gene encoding flagellar basal-body rod protein FlgF, whose translation MIKGIYNSGTGMQPRMTRLEVLANNIANSATTGYKRDSLFIQAMKDAGLSQVEGLADLKGLDSKQFTDFSEGSFAQTHNPLDLAIQGKGFFVVETPQGIKYTRNGGFSLSQDGTVVNAEGYPVLSTSGHIQIPRPEKAVGSSITINERGEVTVGKAVLGQLRIADFRDMSQLRKAGQTMFTTDAPEQRAAVDGHSVVIRQGFLEESNVEALGEMIQLVELSRSFETDQRTIKAQDTTLERALDVGRV comes from the coding sequence ATGATCAAAGGAATCTACAATTCAGGTACAGGGATGCAGCCGCGGATGACGCGCCTCGAGGTCCTCGCAAACAATATCGCGAACTCGGCCACGACGGGGTACAAGAGAGACAGCCTTTTCATCCAGGCCATGAAGGATGCAGGGCTGTCGCAGGTCGAAGGGCTTGCGGATTTGAAAGGGTTGGACAGCAAGCAGTTTACCGACTTTTCAGAAGGTTCCTTTGCCCAGACACACAACCCTCTGGATCTGGCGATCCAGGGAAAGGGATTCTTCGTCGTCGAAACGCCGCAGGGGATCAAGTACACTCGCAATGGCGGGTTCTCGCTTTCGCAGGACGGGACGGTGGTCAATGCTGAGGGATATCCCGTGCTAAGCACGTCGGGCCATATTCAGATTCCGCGGCCCGAGAAAGCTGTTGGTTCGTCGATTACGATTAACGAGCGGGGCGAGGTGACGGTGGGAAAGGCAGTCCTTGGGCAATTGCGCATTGCCGACTTCCGCGACATGTCACAGCTGAGGAAAGCCGGCCAGACGATGTTTACGACCGATGCTCCCGAACAGCGCGCCGCAGTTGATGGTCATTCAGTAGTAATCCGTCAGGGGTTTCTGGAAGAATCGAACGTGGAGGCCCTGGGCGAAATGATTCAACTCGTGGAACTGAGCAGAAGTTTCGAAACGGACCAACGAACGATCAAAGCCCAGGACACGACGCTCGAGCGTGCGCTCGATGTCGGCAGGGTTTGA
- a CDS encoding ATP-binding protein, producing MTSNKHNNPSEDRPRLHLVDEAEPRIEQFIENREMYIKALEQTIDALKRENNQFNKNNLDIRSSIDELVAMQRLSNTISTAVEPERIVSTLIELSQQVLPIIEANVFLFDMSDKRLLPLTSHGSELLVAEAQQHLESGIVDWVFSEKKTVIIPDLSHMMGDGSPQNFVIVPLVLRNKDVGIYLIHTQKPQQEFSNQDMQLLTVLANQAAAGVENWRSYHQLVKANQELKASHAQMMQAAKLVALGELAASIVHEIKNPIQILMMHLDMAMKGKPVPNWLEMFNQQVRRLAEITKRLMTFSRKVSDDFQIELVDVNKAIEDVVAIVKHDFQNNRVAISTDLAATLPTIPGNANYLQQVFLNLLINARDAMPDGGKVAVSTESKGFKVLVHVADTGTGIPKEVIEKIFAPFFTTKEAGKGTGLGLSICSKIISQHKGEIKVQSSPEMGTTFSISLPVRRTAQ from the coding sequence ATGACATCGAACAAACATAATAATCCATCAGAGGACCGACCCCGCCTGCATCTCGTGGATGAGGCTGAGCCGCGGATAGAGCAGTTCATCGAAAACAGGGAGATGTACATCAAGGCCCTGGAACAGACGATCGATGCCCTGAAGCGGGAGAACAATCAGTTCAACAAGAACAACCTCGACATTCGGTCGTCGATCGACGAGCTGGTCGCGATGCAGCGGCTGTCGAACACGATCAGCACGGCCGTCGAGCCGGAGCGCATTGTGAGCACGCTCATCGAGCTGAGCCAGCAGGTGCTCCCCATCATCGAAGCGAACGTCTTCTTGTTTGACATGTCGGATAAGCGCTTGCTCCCGTTGACATCTCATGGCTCGGAGCTCCTTGTGGCCGAGGCCCAGCAGCACCTCGAATCAGGCATCGTGGACTGGGTGTTCTCGGAAAAGAAGACCGTGATTATCCCCGATCTCTCTCATATGATGGGAGACGGATCGCCCCAGAACTTTGTGATCGTCCCGTTGGTGCTGCGTAACAAGGATGTCGGTATCTACCTGATCCACACACAGAAGCCGCAGCAGGAATTCTCCAACCAGGACATGCAGCTCCTCACCGTGCTCGCAAACCAGGCCGCGGCCGGGGTCGAGAACTGGCGCTCCTATCACCAGCTCGTGAAGGCCAACCAGGAATTGAAGGCCTCCCACGCGCAGATGATGCAGGCGGCGAAGCTCGTCGCACTCGGCGAGTTGGCAGCAAGTATCGTCCACGAGATAAAGAATCCAATCCAGATCCTCATGATGCATCTGGACATGGCGATGAAGGGAAAACCGGTACCAAACTGGCTTGAGATGTTCAACCAGCAGGTGCGGCGGCTCGCGGAGATCACGAAACGGCTGATGACATTCTCCCGGAAAGTGTCGGACGATTTCCAGATCGAGCTCGTGGATGTTAACAAAGCCATCGAGGATGTCGTTGCAATTGTCAAGCATGATTTCCAGAACAACAGGGTCGCAATTTCCACGGACTTGGCTGCGACGCTGCCAACGATCCCCGGGAACGCCAACTATCTCCAGCAGGTGTTTCTTAATTTGCTCATCAACGCCCGGGATGCCATGCCGGACGGAGGCAAGGTGGCGGTCTCTACGGAGTCGAAAGGATTCAAAGTGCTTGTCCACGTGGCAGACACCGGCACTGGAATTCCGAAGGAAGTTATTGAGAAGATCTTCGCTCCGTTTTTCACCACGAAGGAAGCCGGCAAGGGAACGGGACTCGGTCTCTCGATTTGCAGCAAGATCATATCGCAGCATAAGGGGGAGATCAAGGTGCAATCGTCCCCCGAAATGGGGACTACGTTTTCTATCAGCTTGCCTGTGAGGAGGACTGCCCAATGA
- a CDS encoding HDOD domain-containing protein — translation MLSADYIRDKVKTIINLPALPSIAMEVVEMVDNPKTSASQLGKIISTDQALTAKVLKIANSPFYGFPKKIATIDFAIIVLGFDALKEIVISISLVSSLQKKSDKYFDSKAFWDHSIATGVIGRRLARDLGYRVSGEVFVGGLLHDMGISVMHRYFNNEFKRIVDIARESDLTFMEAEESVLGVTHADIGSWLAERWNLPDHLAEGVLLHSDPGKAEKNPDLVAIIHCADVFAARINGGAVEFDKGIEFDAGALTRLQLDDPNVLEEYIRNYTEVINADIREAAMLAHLNVM, via the coding sequence ATGCTCTCTGCTGACTACATACGCGATAAAGTTAAAACCATTATCAACCTGCCAGCGCTTCCGTCGATTGCGATGGAGGTTGTGGAGATGGTGGATAATCCGAAGACTAGCGCCTCGCAACTTGGAAAGATCATTTCCACCGACCAGGCGCTGACCGCGAAAGTCCTGAAGATCGCGAATTCCCCGTTCTACGGGTTCCCCAAGAAGATCGCGACGATCGATTTTGCGATCATTGTCCTCGGTTTTGATGCGCTGAAGGAGATTGTCATCAGCATCTCCCTGGTGAGTTCGCTGCAGAAAAAGTCGGACAAGTATTTCGATTCGAAGGCCTTCTGGGACCATTCCATTGCAACCGGAGTCATCGGACGAAGGCTCGCGAGGGATCTCGGCTACCGTGTGAGCGGAGAAGTGTTTGTCGGAGGACTGCTGCACGACATGGGCATTTCGGTCATGCATCGCTACTTCAACAATGAGTTTAAGCGCATTGTCGATATTGCACGCGAAAGCGATCTGACGTTTATGGAAGCGGAGGAGAGCGTTTTGGGTGTCACGCATGCGGACATCGGCAGCTGGCTTGCCGAACGATGGAACCTGCCCGATCACCTTGCCGAAGGCGTGCTGCTGCACAGCGACCCGGGCAAAGCGGAGAAGAACCCTGATCTGGTTGCCATTATCCACTGCGCGGACGTGTTCGCGGCGAGAATCAACGGCGGAGCAGTCGAGTTTGATAAAGGAATCGAGTTTGACGCCGGGGCCCTCACGCGGCTGCAGCTGGACGATCCAAACGTGCTTGAGGAATACATCAGAAACTACACCGAAGTGATCAACGCCGATATCCGTGAAGCGGCGATGCTTGCGCATCTGAATGTGATGTAA
- a CDS encoding sigma-70 family RNA polymerase sigma factor, whose product MTTTSDQLVSESYVSLVRRPSISNRVNEIIELVDNPLTSVAKLTSAISKDQTLVRRVLRQANSPIYGFSRRVKDPNFAVILLGFDALREMVVRSIVTGAFRRMVNSMIRFEAFWDHSIGCGLGARFISEQTGLCDPNDAFVAGLLHDIGYVILNEHVSDDGMNKGGAGTSKGLVSASLPKQDHADVGAWLATHWHLSDDIVTAIRLHHKPASATTHRTLVSIVHTAEVLCHRLQIHKTDYESIEGYDPQALATLGLTEAALTNDSASGYVASIREDLSHAPKFATLITELKQNLVEVMQELSEQERVVLALLYYEGLPIVDISRVLGVSVPDVEQLQTTALARLRAAITLIV is encoded by the coding sequence ATGACAACAACGTCCGATCAGTTGGTGTCCGAAAGCTACGTCTCCCTGGTGAGGCGTCCCTCGATTTCGAATCGCGTGAATGAGATCATCGAACTCGTCGACAATCCGCTCACGAGTGTGGCGAAACTCACGTCGGCAATTTCAAAGGACCAAACGCTCGTCAGACGGGTGTTGCGGCAGGCGAATTCGCCCATTTACGGGTTTTCGCGACGCGTCAAGGACCCTAATTTTGCCGTTATCCTGCTCGGATTTGACGCTCTCCGCGAAATGGTGGTTCGTTCCATCGTCACGGGGGCGTTCCGACGCATGGTGAACAGTATGATTCGGTTCGAGGCGTTCTGGGACCATTCCATCGGATGTGGGCTCGGGGCACGCTTCATCTCTGAGCAGACCGGCCTTTGCGACCCGAACGACGCGTTTGTCGCCGGGTTGCTCCATGATATTGGCTATGTCATTCTCAATGAGCACGTCAGTGATGATGGGATGAACAAGGGGGGCGCAGGCACTTCGAAAGGGTTAGTCTCCGCGTCCCTCCCGAAACAGGATCATGCTGATGTAGGTGCCTGGCTGGCGACGCACTGGCATCTGTCGGATGATATCGTCACGGCGATCAGGCTTCACCACAAGCCGGCCTCCGCGACGACGCACAGGACCTTGGTCTCCATCGTTCATACCGCTGAAGTTCTCTGCCATCGTCTCCAGATTCACAAGACGGATTACGAATCGATCGAAGGATATGACCCTCAGGCGCTTGCGACTCTAGGGCTGACGGAAGCGGCGCTGACCAACGATTCTGCCTCAGGATACGTTGCCTCAATCCGCGAGGACCTTTCCCACGCTCCGAAGTTTGCAACCCTGATCACGGAACTGAAGCAGAACCTCGTTGAGGTAATGCAGGAGCTGTCAGAACAGGAACGGGTCGTACTCGCCCTGCTGTACTATGAGGGGCTTCCGATTGTGGACATTTCCAGAGTGTTGGGCGTTTCAGTTCCGGATGTCGAGCAGTTGCAGACCACAGCCCTTGCCAGACTGCGCGCAGCAATAACCCTAATTGTGTAG
- a CDS encoding FliA/WhiG family RNA polymerase sigma factor, with translation MMTMSAQRSMEHRSMSGEDLCCSKKDLVESNLGLVRYVTSRFGFIHTAQERVLEEKDLIQFGLLGLLDAIEKFDPAKNVRFETYAVTRIRGTILDELRKLDWIPRSVRKKGRQGNRVVQESESADNQTLTAGEIATKLSLTIEEYQELLTAAKGATMDHRVSYDDETDVIQNIAADPSTDPHEILCAEDTRSRLIGALESLEERDRLVMALYYYEELTFREIGRILRISESRVFQIHTAVLQELRTYLEDTV, from the coding sequence ATGATGACCATGTCTGCACAGAGATCCATGGAGCACCGGTCGATGTCCGGCGAAGATCTATGCTGCTCAAAGAAAGATCTGGTCGAGAGCAATCTCGGGCTTGTCCGTTATGTGACGAGCCGGTTTGGCTTTATTCATACAGCACAGGAGCGTGTTCTTGAAGAGAAGGATCTGATCCAATTCGGACTCCTCGGATTGCTGGACGCTATCGAGAAGTTTGATCCGGCAAAGAATGTACGGTTTGAGACGTATGCGGTAACCAGGATCCGGGGCACCATCCTCGACGAATTGAGAAAACTCGACTGGATTCCGCGATCTGTTCGGAAGAAGGGGCGGCAGGGAAACCGGGTAGTTCAGGAATCTGAGAGCGCGGACAACCAGACGCTCACGGCCGGGGAAATTGCGACGAAACTCTCGTTAACGATTGAGGAATATCAGGAATTGCTGACCGCAGCGAAAGGTGCCACCATGGATCACCGTGTCAGTTACGACGACGAAACCGATGTTATTCAGAACATCGCAGCCGATCCGTCCACCGACCCCCATGAGATTCTGTGTGCCGAAGATACGCGGAGCCGGTTGATCGGAGCGCTGGAGTCGCTGGAAGAGCGGGATCGCCTGGTGATGGCACTGTACTATTACGAAGAGTTGACATTCCGGGAGATCGGCCGGATCCTTCGGATTTCGGAGTCACGCGTATTTCAAATCCACACAGCTGTTCTGCAAGAATTGCGCACATACTTAGAGGACACGGTATGA
- a CDS encoding MinD/ParA family protein translates to MTSRRHVEVGRVRPHVVTITSGKGGVGKSTVALNLAITLSETGKNVLLLDADANLANLDVMLGISPKWRLNNVLRGELGIEDAVVSPYQRLKILAGSSGDPAYPQLDLEHQNRLMHDLVSTEEHFDLVVIDTAAGLSREIVNFAIHSDDVLVVTNVEPTSVMDAYAMMKIILAGNPGIPISFLMNAVRLAQCANEAAEKLQTALCHFLNAQASYIGFIPYDDNTLRAVVQQQPLVKLYPYSPAALSLRALARTFGAQVPSHTEARRLEPV, encoded by the coding sequence ATGACATCCAGGCGTCATGTCGAAGTCGGCCGCGTCCGACCTCATGTCGTCACGATTACCTCTGGAAAGGGGGGCGTTGGCAAGAGCACTGTCGCGTTGAACCTGGCCATCACACTCTCGGAAACAGGCAAGAATGTTCTCCTGCTCGACGCGGACGCAAACCTCGCAAACCTGGACGTGATGCTCGGCATCTCACCGAAATGGAGACTGAACAACGTGTTGAGGGGCGAGCTTGGGATTGAGGACGCAGTGGTGAGCCCGTACCAGCGGCTGAAGATTCTCGCAGGGAGTTCAGGCGATCCTGCGTATCCGCAGCTCGATCTGGAGCACCAGAACCGGTTGATGCATGACCTCGTATCGACAGAGGAACATTTTGATCTCGTCGTAATTGACACGGCGGCGGGACTGAGCAGAGAGATTGTGAATTTCGCCATTCATTCAGACGACGTCTTGGTCGTCACAAACGTCGAACCGACGTCGGTGATGGATGCCTACGCGATGATGAAGATCATCCTTGCGGGAAATCCCGGCATTCCAATCAGTTTTCTCATGAACGCCGTGCGGCTCGCTCAATGTGCCAACGAGGCTGCGGAGAAACTGCAGACTGCGCTCTGTCACTTCCTGAACGCGCAGGCCAGCTACATCGGCTTCATTCCCTATGATGACAACACACTGCGGGCGGTCGTGCAACAGCAGCCATTGGTGAAGCTCTATCCTTACTCACCAGCAGCGCTGTCTCTTCGGGCACTCGCAAGGACATTTGGTGCTCAGGTACCATCCCACACGGAAGCAAGGAGGCTGGAGCCGGTATGA